One part of the Humulus lupulus chromosome 9, drHumLupu1.1, whole genome shotgun sequence genome encodes these proteins:
- the LOC133800050 gene encoding uncharacterized protein LOC133800050 translates to MLYKRRCRSPLHWDEFGESKLLGPDVVQRTNEAIQKIRAPMVTAQSRQKSYANLRRRHVEFEVGDHVFLRVTPRKGIAVKRFGKKGKSSPRFVDPLEILDKVGNVAYRVALPPSLAGVHNVFHMSQLRKYVSDPSHVPSYETLGLQEDLSFDERLVKILNRKDKVLRNKTISLVKMMWRNSVVEEATWELESDMLQQYPKLFQ, encoded by the coding sequence atgttgtaCAAAAGAAGGTGCAGGTCCCCACTCCATTGGGATGAGTTTGGAGAAAGTAAACTTCTTGGGCCGGATGTTGTTCAACGTACTAATGAGGCTATTCAAAAGATCAGGGCTCCAATGGTCACAGCTCAAAGCAGACAAAAATCTTATGCAAATCTGAGGCGAAGACATGTTGAATTTGAGGTTGGTGATCACGTGTTTCTTCGTGTGACACCACGGAAAGGAATAGCGGTGAAAAGGTTTGGCAAGAAAGGGAAGTCGAGTCCCAGGTTCGTCGACCCTTtggagatattggacaaagttgGTAACGTGGCTTACAGGGTAGCCTTACCACCATCATTAGCCGGGgtgcacaatgtgtttcatatgtCACAACTTCGTAAATATGTGTCAGATCCGTCACATGTGCCAAGCTATGAGACTTTGGGTTTGCAGGAAGATTTGTCTTTCGATGAGCGTCTAGTGAAGATTCTTAATCGGAAGGACAAGGTTCTAAGAAATAAAACTATTTCCTTAGTGAAAATGATGTGGAGGAATAGTGTTGTTGAGGAAGCAACATGGGAGCTCGAATCAGATATGCTACAGCAATATCCGAAATTGTTTCAGTAA